Proteins from one Acidimicrobiia bacterium genomic window:
- the dapF gene encoding diaminopimelate epimerase, producing the protein MTLRVSKLHGTGNDFLVTVALDGGPAPDEAVARALCDRHRGVGANGLITLLPGSDGADCTMELRNADGGIAEMSGNGIRCLAWVAKREGLGSAGRLVVDTGGGRRDVTFGDAGGGVETATVDMGPVTFEPAEIPLDAPSAFDLEAEFHGVTYRGDAAGIGNPHLVLLVDDVESARVTQHGPRLETDARFPQRTNVEFLQVLDRDRLRMRVWERGVGETLSCGTGVCAAAAVAHRRALVGDSVVMEVPGGRHTVTIGETVVLGGEVQHVFDVDVDVDALTGRST; encoded by the coding sequence ATGACGTTGCGCGTCAGTAAGCTCCACGGCACCGGGAACGACTTCCTGGTGACCGTCGCACTCGACGGCGGGCCCGCGCCCGACGAGGCGGTCGCGCGCGCGCTCTGCGACCGCCATCGCGGCGTTGGCGCCAACGGCTTGATCACGCTGCTTCCCGGGAGCGACGGCGCCGACTGCACCATGGAGCTGCGCAACGCCGACGGCGGCATCGCCGAGATGAGCGGGAACGGCATCCGCTGCCTCGCGTGGGTGGCCAAACGCGAAGGGCTCGGGAGCGCCGGACGACTCGTCGTCGACACCGGAGGGGGCCGTCGCGACGTCACGTTCGGCGACGCCGGGGGCGGCGTCGAGACCGCGACGGTCGACATGGGCCCCGTCACCTTCGAGCCGGCGGAGATCCCCCTCGATGCGCCGAGCGCGTTCGACCTCGAGGCCGAGTTCCACGGGGTCACGTACCGGGGTGACGCCGCTGGCATCGGGAACCCGCACCTCGTGCTGCTCGTCGACGACGTGGAGAGCGCACGGGTCACTCAGCACGGACCCCGGCTCGAGACCGACGCGCGGTTCCCGCAGCGCACCAACGTCGAGTTCCTCCAGGTGCTCGACCGCGACCGGCTCCGCATGCGGGTGTGGGAGCGGGGCGTCGGCGAGACGCTGTCGTGTGGCACCGGCGTCTGCGCGGCCGCGGCGGTGGCCCATCGGCGAGCACTCGTCGGCGACTCGGTGGTCATGGAGGTGCCCGGCGGCCGGCACACGGTGACCATCGGCGAGACCGTCGTGCTCGGCGGTGAGGTCCAGCATGTGTTCGACGTGGACGTGGATGTGGACGCGCTCACGGGGAGGTCGACGTGA
- the nrdR gene encoding transcriptional regulator NrdR: protein MRCPYCQADNDKVVDSRPADDGASVRRRRECLGCGRRSTTHERVVELPLMVVKRSGVKEPFERSKLEGGVERAVAGSAVSPAAVTALVTEIEEEARASGPEVTTERLGMAVLERLRVLDEVSYVRFASVYKGFEAVADFEREVGELRKTTAPKPRPGSRP from the coding sequence GTGCGCTGCCCCTACTGCCAAGCCGACAACGACAAGGTCGTCGACTCGCGGCCGGCCGACGACGGCGCCTCGGTTCGCCGCCGGCGTGAGTGCCTCGGGTGCGGGCGTCGCTCTACGACCCACGAGCGCGTCGTCGAGCTGCCCCTCATGGTCGTGAAGCGCTCCGGGGTCAAGGAGCCCTTCGAGCGGTCCAAGCTCGAGGGCGGGGTCGAGCGGGCCGTGGCCGGGAGTGCGGTTTCCCCGGCGGCCGTCACCGCGCTCGTCACCGAGATCGAGGAGGAGGCCCGGGCCAGCGGGCCCGAGGTCACCACCGAGCGCCTGGGCATGGCCGTGCTGGAGCGGCTTCGGGTGCTCGACGAGGTGTCGTACGTGCGCTTCGCCTCGGTCTACAAGGGCTTCGAGGCGGTGGCCGACTTCGAGCGGGAGGTCGGAGAGCTCCGCAAGACCACGGCGCCCAAGCCCCGCCCCGGTTCCCGGCCCTAG
- a CDS encoding helix-turn-helix domain-containing protein → MTRRPRADHPKRHVVAAIVPSEPSLLELAAAVEVFGIDHPHFADPWYELRVCGLPKARQGDNHHGLRVIAPHTLKDAADADTLIAMPWAGEWGGKGEKTTPPEEVLELFRAAYARGARLLSFCTGAFVLADAGVLRDRRVTTHWGAADELAARYPDTVVDPCVLYVDGGQVLTSAGAAASFDLALHVVRLDHGADVANVVARGLVVPPHRDGGQAQYVGAPVAPEPGPDPFRDTLDWALEHLAEPLSVGELAARSLMSPRTFARHFQMVMGTTPHQWLLRQRVMTTQQLLETTDQSVEWIADAVGFGSAATLRMHFQRAVQTTPLAYRRTFAGVETAATG, encoded by the coding sequence ATGACCCGTCGCCCCCGCGCTGACCACCCGAAGCGACACGTCGTGGCCGCGATCGTGCCGTCCGAGCCGAGCCTCCTCGAGCTGGCTGCCGCGGTGGAGGTGTTCGGCATCGATCACCCGCACTTCGCCGACCCCTGGTACGAGCTGCGGGTGTGCGGGCTCCCCAAGGCGAGGCAGGGTGACAACCACCACGGCTTGCGGGTCATCGCGCCGCACACGCTGAAGGACGCAGCCGACGCCGACACCCTCATCGCCATGCCGTGGGCTGGCGAGTGGGGCGGGAAGGGCGAGAAGACCACGCCGCCGGAAGAGGTGCTCGAGCTCTTCCGGGCGGCCTACGCACGCGGTGCGCGCCTGCTCTCGTTCTGCACCGGCGCCTTCGTGCTGGCCGATGCCGGTGTGCTGCGCGACCGGCGGGTGACCACGCATTGGGGGGCCGCCGACGAGCTGGCTGCGCGGTACCCCGACACCGTGGTTGACCCGTGCGTGCTCTACGTGGACGGCGGACAGGTCCTCACGAGCGCTGGCGCCGCGGCGAGCTTCGACCTGGCGCTGCACGTCGTGCGCCTGGATCATGGCGCTGACGTCGCGAACGTCGTCGCACGCGGGCTCGTGGTGCCCCCGCACCGCGACGGCGGCCAAGCCCAGTACGTGGGGGCGCCGGTCGCACCCGAGCCGGGCCCGGACCCGTTCCGCGACACCCTTGACTGGGCGCTGGAGCACCTCGCCGAGCCGCTGTCGGTGGGCGAGCTCGCCGCCCGCAGCCTCATGAGCCCGCGCACGTTCGCCCGACACTTCCAGATGGTGATGGGCACGACGCCGCACCAGTGGCTCCTGCGCCAGCGTGTGATGACGACCCAGCAGCTGCTCGAGACGACCGATCAGTCCGTTGAATGGATCGCCGATGCCGTGGGCTTCGGGTCCGCCGCGACGCTTCGGATGCACTTCCAGCGCGCGGTGCAGACGACGCCGCTGGCCTATCGCCGGACCTTCGCTGGCGTGGAGACCGCGGCCACCGGTTGA
- a CDS encoding 2,3,4,5-tetrahydropyridine-2,6-dicarboxylate N-succinyltransferase, which translates to MSDLAQTITKLWEGREDLASVMPEADARAAVHEAIEQLDTGAVRVAEIVDGNVVVHEWLKQAILLLFRLSKMETIELGPFEYADKIPLKHHYEAAKVRAVPGSSARWGSYLGPGVVLMPSYVNIGAHVGAETMVDTWATVGSCAQIGERVHLSGGVGIGGVLEPAQAAPVVIEDDVLIGSRSMVTQGARVGRGSVLGEGVILNPGIPVIDAQTGEEVGRGVVPPWCIVVQAMRPKSFPGGEFYLPCALIMRRLEEGERSDTARLNEILRDHGIGS; encoded by the coding sequence GTGAGCGACCTGGCGCAGACCATCACCAAGCTCTGGGAGGGCCGGGAGGATCTCGCGTCGGTCATGCCCGAGGCGGACGCGCGCGCCGCCGTGCACGAGGCGATCGAGCAGCTCGACACCGGTGCGGTTCGTGTCGCCGAGATCGTCGACGGGAACGTGGTGGTGCACGAATGGCTGAAGCAGGCGATCCTGCTGCTGTTTCGGCTGTCGAAGATGGAGACCATCGAGCTCGGCCCGTTCGAGTACGCCGACAAGATCCCACTCAAGCATCACTATGAGGCCGCCAAGGTTCGAGCAGTGCCCGGATCGTCGGCGCGCTGGGGCTCGTACCTCGGTCCGGGTGTGGTGCTCATGCCGAGCTACGTCAACATCGGGGCGCACGTCGGCGCAGAGACGATGGTGGACACCTGGGCCACGGTGGGGTCGTGTGCGCAGATCGGGGAGCGCGTGCACCTCTCAGGTGGTGTCGGCATCGGTGGAGTGCTCGAGCCTGCGCAGGCCGCGCCCGTCGTCATCGAGGACGACGTGCTGATCGGGAGTCGCAGCATGGTGACGCAAGGGGCGCGCGTGGGGAGGGGCAGCGTGCTTGGTGAAGGCGTGATCCTCAACCCAGGGATCCCGGTGATCGACGCGCAGACCGGCGAGGAGGTCGGGCGCGGGGTGGTGCCACCGTGGTGCATCGTCGTGCAGGCGATGCGGCCGAAGTCGTTCCCGGGCGGCGAGTTCTACTTGCCGTGCGCGTTGATCATGCGGCGCCTCGAAGAAGGCGAGCGCTCGGACACGGCCCGCCTCAACGAGATCTTGCGCGACCACGGCATCGGCAGCTGA
- the hflX gene encoding GTPase HflX translates to MSARGGRDRRRLTATEVDLEVVHQRALLVGTGFGARSVVAAEMSLSELGLLADTAGAVPVEAILQRRDRPDPATYVGRGKAEELREVAEALDVDVVVFDDELSPAQQRNLEQLLGRDVVDRVALILDIFAQHATSQEGMVQVELAQLRYRLPRLRGRGIELSQQAGGIGTRGPGETQLEVDRRRLQRRMTKLEQDLKRLAKTRSTQRKARRRRGLRRIAVVGYTNAGKSTLLNRLAHSDVLVEDRLFSTLDPTTRRLELPGGERVLCSDTVGFVRRLPHQLVEAFRSTLEEVTEADLLVHLVDATAPDAEVQIEAVRDVLREIGAGDLPELLVVNKTDAVDASRVREISPAPNTVAVSARTGEGIDTLLGAIGDQLRALAAVTELEVPYDRGDVLAALHRDGEVLIEVHGDRSTRVQARLGDAERSRFGEFVTG, encoded by the coding sequence GTGAGCGCGCGCGGCGGGCGGGACCGGCGTCGGCTCACCGCGACCGAGGTCGACCTCGAAGTCGTCCACCAGCGCGCCCTCTTGGTCGGCACCGGCTTCGGCGCACGATCGGTAGTCGCGGCCGAGATGTCGCTCTCCGAGCTCGGGTTGCTGGCCGACACCGCGGGAGCGGTGCCGGTCGAGGCCATCCTCCAGCGGCGCGACCGACCGGACCCCGCCACCTATGTCGGGCGCGGCAAGGCGGAGGAGCTGAGGGAGGTCGCCGAGGCGCTCGACGTGGACGTCGTGGTGTTCGACGACGAGCTGTCGCCCGCGCAGCAGCGCAATCTCGAACAGCTGCTCGGGCGCGACGTCGTGGACCGGGTCGCGTTGATCCTCGACATCTTCGCCCAGCACGCCACGAGCCAGGAAGGAATGGTGCAGGTCGAGCTGGCCCAGTTGCGGTACCGGCTGCCGCGTCTGCGCGGCCGGGGCATCGAGCTGAGCCAGCAAGCCGGTGGGATCGGCACGAGGGGACCCGGCGAGACGCAGCTCGAGGTCGACCGCCGGCGGCTCCAACGTCGCATGACGAAGCTCGAGCAGGACTTGAAGCGCCTCGCCAAGACGCGCAGCACCCAGCGCAAGGCACGCCGCCGGCGCGGTCTGCGGCGGATCGCGGTCGTGGGTTACACGAACGCGGGCAAGTCGACGCTCCTGAACCGGCTCGCCCACTCCGACGTGCTCGTGGAAGACCGCCTCTTCTCGACGCTCGATCCCACCACCCGCCGGCTCGAACTCCCGGGCGGTGAGCGGGTGCTGTGCTCGGACACGGTCGGGTTCGTGCGTCGCCTCCCGCATCAGCTCGTCGAGGCGTTCCGTTCCACGCTGGAGGAAGTCACCGAAGCCGACCTCCTCGTGCACCTCGTCGACGCGACCGCGCCCGACGCCGAGGTACAGATCGAGGCGGTGCGTGACGTGCTCCGCGAGATCGGCGCGGGTGACCTCCCCGAGCTGCTCGTGGTGAACAAGACCGACGCCGTCGACGCTTCGCGCGTGCGGGAGATCTCGCCCGCCCCGAACACCGTGGCGGTCTCGGCTCGCACCGGCGAAGGCATTGACACGCTGCTCGGCGCGATCGGTGACCAGCTCCGGGCACTGGCGGCGGTGACGGAGCTGGAGGTCCCGTACGACCGCGGCGACGTGCTGGCGGCGCTGCACCGAGACGGCGAGGTGCTGATCGAGGTGCACGGCGACCGCAGCACGCGAGTGCAGGCGCGTCTCGGCGACGCGGAGCGCTCGCGGTTCGGTGAGTTCGTGACAGGCTGA
- the dapC gene encoding succinyldiaminopimelate transaminase: MATRAPTGFVPPPYPHDRLDDLRVAADAVPGGMVDCSIGTPVDPMPEVALRALTEAAPDATGYPFTIGSLAYRQAAAGWVQRRFGATVGADMVMACIGTKELVAGLPRLLSLRDPSRDTVLYPGVSYPTYAMGAELAGLRAVPVPVDEGWRPDLSAVDPDDADRALLLWLNDPANPTGVTATPGEMQSSVAWADDRGVIVASDECYAEFTYDESGAPAAPVTALHATTDGVLALHSLSKRSNMAGLRAGFVAGDAALVAYLGEVRKHAGFMVPAPVQAAAAAALADDEHVEAQRARYAARRSRLLPALEAWGLVHDGGTSAFYLWLRAVNGDEDGWSIAARLAQTGALVAPGDLYGPPGARHVRLALSITDEQIDLTVQRLEGSS, encoded by the coding sequence ATGGCGACGCGGGCACCGACGGGCTTCGTGCCGCCGCCGTACCCGCACGACCGGCTCGACGACCTGCGCGTCGCCGCCGACGCTGTGCCCGGCGGGATGGTCGACTGCTCGATCGGCACCCCCGTCGACCCGATGCCGGAGGTCGCGCTCCGCGCGCTCACCGAGGCCGCGCCCGACGCAACGGGCTACCCCTTCACGATCGGCTCGCTCGCGTATCGGCAGGCCGCCGCGGGCTGGGTGCAGCGGCGCTTCGGGGCGACGGTCGGCGCCGATATGGTCATGGCTTGCATCGGCACCAAGGAGCTGGTGGCCGGCCTTCCGCGCTTGCTGTCGCTGCGTGACCCGTCGCGCGACACGGTGCTCTACCCGGGGGTGTCGTATCCGACGTACGCCATGGGCGCGGAGCTGGCCGGGCTGCGCGCGGTGCCCGTGCCCGTCGACGAGGGCTGGCGCCCCGACTTGAGCGCGGTCGACCCCGACGACGCCGACCGGGCGCTGTTGCTGTGGCTCAACGACCCGGCCAACCCGACCGGTGTCACAGCCACGCCCGGGGAGATGCAGTCGTCCGTCGCCTGGGCCGACGACCGCGGGGTCATCGTCGCGAGCGACGAGTGCTACGCCGAGTTCACGTACGATGAGTCGGGCGCACCCGCGGCACCGGTCACCGCGCTGCACGCCACGACCGACGGTGTGCTCGCCCTGCATTCGTTGTCGAAGCGCTCGAACATGGCCGGCTTGCGCGCGGGCTTCGTCGCCGGCGATGCCGCGCTCGTCGCGTACCTCGGGGAGGTGCGCAAGCACGCCGGGTTCATGGTCCCTGCGCCGGTGCAGGCGGCGGCCGCCGCGGCGCTCGCCGATGACGAGCATGTCGAAGCGCAACGGGCGCGCTACGCGGCCCGCCGGTCGCGGCTCCTGCCCGCGCTCGAGGCTTGGGGGCTGGTGCACGACGGTGGGACGTCGGCGTTCTACCTCTGGCTGCGAGCGGTGAACGGTGACGAGGACGGTTGGTCCATCGCCGCTCGCCTCGCACAGACCGGCGCGCTGGTTGCACCCGGTGACCTCTACGGGCCGCCAGGGGCGCGCCACGTGCGGCTCGCGTTGAGCATCACCGACGAGCAGATCGACTTGACCGTGCAGCGACTCGAGGGGAGCTCGTGA
- a CDS encoding LysM domain-containing protein: VTPSWFPAGDSETTPKELTEQTMAAVTTFPGTGALVGPATHWRAPRPATTRGRRVSRATYRRRRLLAAALVLGAVVVTGEAGVALGGTPLAPPERRSAQPSSASVAVVRPGDTLWAIVERLRPGTDLRPLVDELYEARHGAPLLPGETIRLPR; encoded by the coding sequence CTGTCACACCCTCGTGGTTCCCTGCGGGGGACAGCGAAACGACACCGAAGGAGCTGACCGAACAGACCATGGCCGCCGTCACGACCTTCCCCGGCACTGGCGCACTCGTGGGACCCGCGACCCACTGGCGCGCCCCGCGCCCAGCCACCACGCGCGGCCGCCGGGTCTCCCGCGCCACCTACCGGCGTCGCCGACTCTTGGCGGCAGCGCTGGTCCTCGGTGCGGTGGTCGTGACGGGGGAGGCGGGCGTCGCGCTCGGGGGAACACCCCTCGCTCCCCCCGAGCGCCGCTCCGCCCAGCCCTCGTCGGCCTCGGTCGCGGTCGTGCGGCCGGGCGACACGCTCTGGGCGATCGTCGAGCGCTTGCGTCCCGGCACGGATCTCCGCCCGCTCGTCGACGAGCTGTACGAGGCGCGCCACGGCGCACCCCTGCTGCCCGGCGAGACCATCCGCCTGCCCCGCTGA
- a CDS encoding amidohydrolase, translated as MVHAFTGGRVLTMAPGPEPEAVVVDGGRIVSIGERDLLAQHPDAEVHDLAGRTLLPGFIDSHNHLSIAALHPQWRDVSTVASMDELLDAVRVQAAAEPEAEWVRVCGWNEITTGVAPTCTDLDALGLDRPVVVAHFSLHQAVVCSRGLAELAIGRTTPDPTGGEIARGADGEATGLLVERAWSQAHARSLAGFTDFDRWGDHVLARIPSLLRHGITAIHDAACSPEGEDLYRWLAREQDVPLSVVAMPHSAAVLTNDVGARLDGPGTGEGDEAVRVGGVKFFADGGIAIALDVTLHGQPLRFGITMDDLEERLVEAVRRGFRVGVHAMGNVGVQRAIDAFAAARRAMPDEDHRFRLEHVGIASKEQCQALAALGAVAVVQPGFVDHVGDSSGGVRFDKHAWLPFATLAEAGVPLAASSDDPCAPFPPLWCSARGATRTTIAGNVFEPDQAVDFEAWLRAYTAGSAYAGGQEHERGAITPGLRADLVVLEGRLDPHDPPRVAETWVAGKPVYIADDPG; from the coding sequence ATGGTGCACGCCTTCACCGGCGGGCGCGTCCTCACGATGGCACCTGGACCGGAGCCAGAGGCGGTCGTCGTCGACGGCGGCCGCATCGTCTCGATCGGTGAGCGCGACCTCCTCGCGCAGCACCCCGATGCCGAAGTCCACGACCTGGCCGGGCGCACGCTCCTGCCCGGCTTCATCGACTCACACAACCACCTCTCCATTGCGGCGCTCCACCCGCAGTGGCGCGACGTCTCGACGGTCGCCTCCATGGACGAGCTGCTGGATGCGGTGCGGGTGCAAGCGGCAGCCGAGCCCGAAGCCGAGTGGGTCCGGGTGTGCGGGTGGAACGAGATCACCACGGGTGTGGCGCCGACCTGTACCGACCTCGACGCCCTCGGGCTCGACCGCCCGGTCGTGGTCGCGCACTTCTCGCTGCACCAAGCGGTCGTGTGCAGCCGGGGCCTCGCCGAGCTCGCCATTGGCCGCACCACGCCCGATCCGACGGGCGGCGAGATCGCGCGGGGCGCCGATGGCGAGGCCACAGGTCTCCTCGTCGAACGAGCGTGGAGCCAGGCCCACGCACGATCGCTGGCCGGCTTCACCGACTTCGACCGGTGGGGCGACCATGTGCTGGCCCGCATCCCCAGCCTCTTGCGGCACGGCATCACCGCCATCCACGACGCGGCCTGCTCGCCCGAGGGCGAGGACCTCTATCGGTGGCTGGCCCGGGAGCAGGATGTCCCGTTGTCGGTCGTCGCCATGCCCCACTCCGCGGCGGTCCTCACGAACGACGTGGGTGCCCGCCTCGATGGCCCGGGTACCGGGGAGGGCGACGAGGCGGTGCGCGTCGGCGGCGTCAAGTTCTTTGCCGACGGTGGCATCGCCATCGCCCTCGACGTGACCTTGCACGGTCAACCTCTCCGATTCGGCATCACGATGGACGACCTCGAGGAGCGACTGGTCGAGGCAGTGCGGCGCGGGTTTCGGGTCGGCGTGCATGCGATGGGCAACGTCGGCGTGCAGCGGGCGATCGACGCCTTCGCCGCGGCGCGACGGGCGATGCCCGACGAGGATCACCGCTTCCGCCTCGAGCACGTCGGGATCGCATCAAAGGAGCAATGCCAGGCGCTCGCCGCGCTCGGCGCGGTCGCGGTCGTGCAGCCGGGGTTCGTGGACCACGTCGGCGACTCGTCGGGCGGAGTCCGGTTCGACAAGCACGCATGGCTGCCGTTCGCGACGCTCGCGGAGGCGGGCGTGCCGCTCGCGGCATCGTCGGACGACCCGTGCGCGCCCTTCCCGCCGTTGTGGTGCTCGGCGCGCGGCGCGACCCGAACGACGATCGCGGGCAACGTGTTCGAGCCCGACCAAGCCGTCGACTTCGAGGCGTGGCTGCGCGCGTATACGGCGGGCAGTGCGTACGCGGGCGGGCAAGAGCACGAGCGCGGTGCGATCACGCCCGGGCTGCGGGCTGATCTCGTCGTGCTGGAGGGCCGGCTCGATCCGCACGACCCGCCGCGCGTCGCCGAGACCTGGGTGGCCGGGAAGCCTGTCTACATCGCAGACGACCCCGGGTAG
- the miaA gene encoding tRNA (adenosine(37)-N6)-dimethylallyltransferase MiaA codes for MTTHLALVGPTASGKSDLAFHAALTLGDVEIVSMDSMQVYRDLDIGTAKPTVAARHAVPHHLVDVVEPDEEWSVVRFQTEARAAVADIEARGRRALLIGGTGLYVQAVIDDLRFPGESPDLRSELEGWTAEPGGVSAAYAELEAADPVAAARIDPQNARRIVRALEVFRLTGEPFSSFGPGVGVFGPTAFEVSMAGVWLPRATLARRIDQRMDAMRTAGLVEEVTALQGRLSRTARQAIGYKELLDAIEHGEDLDEAFALVTRRTRSFARRQRMWFRRDPRITWLGAADNPCALSPSLLALWGA; via the coding sequence TTGACGACGCATCTGGCGCTCGTCGGGCCAACCGCGTCGGGAAAGTCGGACCTCGCGTTCCACGCCGCGCTCACGTTGGGCGACGTGGAGATCGTGTCGATGGACTCGATGCAGGTGTACCGCGACCTGGACATCGGGACCGCCAAGCCGACGGTCGCGGCCCGACACGCAGTGCCGCATCATCTCGTGGACGTCGTCGAGCCCGACGAAGAGTGGTCGGTGGTCCGGTTCCAGACCGAAGCGCGGGCGGCGGTGGCCGACATCGAAGCGCGCGGACGGCGTGCCCTGCTCATCGGTGGGACCGGCCTGTACGTGCAAGCCGTGATTGACGACCTCCGGTTCCCCGGGGAGAGCCCCGACCTGCGCAGCGAGCTCGAAGGGTGGACCGCGGAGCCCGGTGGGGTGTCCGCGGCGTACGCCGAGCTGGAGGCGGCCGATCCGGTCGCGGCGGCGCGCATCGATCCGCAGAACGCGCGGCGCATCGTGCGGGCGCTCGAGGTGTTCCGCCTCACCGGCGAACCGTTCTCGTCGTTCGGGCCGGGCGTGGGCGTGTTCGGCCCCACGGCGTTCGAAGTCAGCATGGCAGGAGTGTGGCTCCCGCGTGCGACGCTGGCGCGCCGCATCGACCAGCGGATGGATGCGATGCGCACCGCCGGACTCGTCGAGGAGGTCACTGCGCTCCAAGGACGGTTGTCTCGGACGGCTCGCCAGGCGATCGGCTACAAGGAGCTGCTCGACGCCATCGAGCACGGTGAAGACCTGGACGAGGCGTTCGCACTGGTGACTCGCCGAACACGATCGTTCGCTCGTCGTCAGCGGATGTGGTTCCGCCGCGACCCGCGAATCACGTGGCTCGGTGCGGCCGACAATCCGTGCGCGCTGTCGCCCTCCCTCCTGGCATTGTGGGGAGCATGA
- the lexA gene encoding transcriptional repressor LexA, with translation MTELTERQRQVLDFIDAEVRRRGYPPSVREIGEAVGLSSSSTVHAHLAALQDKGYLTRDPTKPRALELHFEGGSGAQVERRPVRHIPLVGEVAAGTGVLAVESCEESVPMPEDFTGAGQLFMLRVRGESMIDAGILDGDYVVVRQQPSAEPGEVVVAGIPGEEATVKTLQRHRGKVVLHPANKKMKEMVFEPTDVTIYGKVVSLLRRL, from the coding sequence ATGACGGAGCTCACAGAACGCCAGCGTCAGGTCCTCGACTTCATCGACGCCGAGGTGCGTCGCCGGGGCTACCCCCCGAGCGTGCGGGAGATCGGCGAGGCCGTCGGCCTGTCGTCGAGCTCCACGGTCCACGCCCACCTCGCCGCCCTCCAGGACAAGGGCTACCTCACCCGCGACCCCACCAAGCCCCGCGCCCTCGAGCTCCACTTCGAGGGGGGCTCGGGTGCCCAGGTGGAGCGCCGTCCGGTGCGCCACATCCCGCTGGTCGGCGAGGTCGCCGCCGGCACCGGCGTGCTCGCGGTCGAGAGCTGCGAGGAGTCGGTCCCGATGCCGGAAGACTTCACCGGTGCCGGCCAGCTCTTCATGCTGCGGGTCCGGGGCGAGTCGATGATCGACGCCGGCATCCTCGACGGCGATTACGTCGTCGTGCGCCAGCAGCCGAGCGCCGAACCCGGCGAGGTCGTGGTGGCCGGGATCCCCGGTGAAGAGGCGACGGTCAAGACGCTCCAGCGCCACCGGGGCAAGGTCGTGCTCCACCCGGCCAACAAGAAGATGAAAGAGATGGTCTTCGAGCCGACCGACGTCACCATCTACGGCAAGGTCGTCTCGCTCCTTCGCCGGCTCTGA